In the Streptococcus dysgalactiae subsp. dysgalactiae genome, CAATGTAAGTTAAAATAATCCGTTATTTTTTAATTAAAAGCCTATAATGCTATTGAATTTCTAAATAAAATATCATAAAATGAAAGCGGAAACAATTTGTTTGAGATAGAAAGGAGTTAAAATAGAAAATCACAGTTATCAAACAAATTAAAAGCAACTAATATATCGTAGTCGTCAATATTTAGAAAGGGTATCAAAATGAAAATTAAAAAATATATAGCGTTATTATTAGCAAGTCTTTTAGTAATCTCTACAACAGTCCCATCTTTTATTACAGCCAAAGTAGTAGCTGACGAAAAAACTTCGATCACTTCAGAATATACTATCGAAGAACAAAGACAGATAGATGAAGTTGCTGCGGTTTTAGAAAAAATGTTTGCCGATGGAGTAACAGAAGAAAATTTAAAACAGTATGCTCAAGCAAATTACAGTGAAGAAGAATTAATAATTGCTGACAATGAACTAAACACAAATTTATCTCAAATCCAAGATGAAAATGCAATCATGTATAAAGTTGATTGGGGCGCACTAGGAAACTGTATGGCAAATAAAATCAAAGATGAATTATTAGCGATGATAAGTGTTGGAACTATTATTAAGTATGCTCAAAAAAAAGCATGGAAAGAATTAGCTAAAATAGTAATTAAATATGTTGCTAAAGCAGGAGTAAAAACAAATGCTGCATTAATTGCCGGTCAATTAGCTATTTGGGGGTTACAATGCGGAATCAACTTCTAAAAGAAATAATATTTTGGGGTTTTCTTTCTGCGTTTTTCAGTTTATATACTTCAGTCAAACTAAAAATTTTTTCTCTCTTCCAGTCGCTTTAATCTGGTTAGTTGTTTTTATGATTTCTAAATATTTAGAATCAAAAAATAGAAAATAGACAAAAACGAAAATTTTTAGTTCTTAGTTCATACATCGCTTACAATCATCTTAAAAAAATTAACAAGAATAGCTGAGTTGAATTACCAACTCAGCTATTTCACTCTTCACTACTTCAAGTAATAGTTTTGCTTTGAAGCATTCCAAATGGCAACTATTTTTATACCTTCCGACAAGTCACTGCCGTCATTGGAAGTATGAATCAAATCTCCGTTTTCAGCATCATCTAATGCTAATTGCTTTTTGATGGTTTTAAAAATTCCGCCATAGCCAAGCTGTCTTTTTTTATACAATCCATTATATAAATCATCAACGACTTGTTTATTCTCAATATCTAATTTTATTGGCTTTGTAGGATACTTAGCGGTTTCTAGAATGGCTCCTTTTAAGCTTTTACCTTTTTCTTTCACAGAACGAATATCGACCATCGGAATATAATCAACCTTAAGAGATTGAGACCACATTTCACCCCACTCTTTTTGAGTAATATAGTCTTTTTTTGACTGAAAATAACTCGGTCTAACCATTAATAAAACATGGATATGAGGGTGATAGTTATTATCTTTTTCGTTATGTGTTACCTCAACAGAACGAAGATAGCCGATCAAATTCTTTTGTACCTTAGCTCGCTTAAACAGTCTATCGAAGGATTTTGTCAAGGACGTTAATGTCCTGTTCAATTCACTTCCAGGGACATTTTTAACAGTCAAGGTCAAAAAAAGGAATCGTCCTTTAGGTTCCTGCTTAATGGCTTCATCAACAATTCTCGAGGTTTGATAAGAATACTTCATAGAACGTCTCCAGTTGCACATTGGACAAAGCTTATTCTTGCAGAAATAAGCTTGATACAATTTTAAAGACCTATCTTCATGACGAATAAAACGCAAAACATCTCCGCATGATTGAACACGTTCAATCAATGCTTTTTTGTAACCTAACTCATCAAAAATACCAGCCAATTTCAGGCTCATAAGTTTCCGACCTCGCCAGTTTCTGTCCTTACCTCTGCTATTTTTATCTTGTAAGACTTCCTCTTGATTTAGATTTTCTGTCATGTTATAATTCAAGTACAAAATATTTTGAAATACACAAAAAGTCTGCACTTCCCCTTTCATAATTTATAGATTCAGCCCTTAAATTATAACATGAAAGTTTTCAGAAGTAAAACGGCTTTTTTTGTTACAAAAAACCAATAGCCCCAAGGGTTTGAGGGCTGTCTTCAGGCTCATTTTTGCCCGTGAGTTATTTCCTACTAGTATCAAGATAAGAAGAAACCCTCTTCGAGGGTTTCAAAAGAGCCCTAAAGGGCTCTAAAAATAAAGAGGTACACTATGCTTATTTCATATCCTGCTATTTTTCACAAAGGCAATCAAGGTTATTGGGTGGAGTTTCCTGAATTTGGAGGAGGAACTCAAGGAACATCTCTCGAAGACGCTATAACTAACGCTCAAGAAATGTTAGAAGGTATCGTAATATCCTACGCTAATAACAATATGATTTTACCTAATCCTAGTCAGCTAGATGATACTGCAATCGCTGACGGCTTCTTAAAAACGATATTCGTTGTTCTATAAAAGCAAAAAGCAGTTTTTTGACACCTTATCTCACACGTGATACAATGAAGATGCTTAAAAGTTCAAGAAATATAAGCATAAAGAAAACACCTAGGTTGCCCCCTAGGTGTTTTTATTGCACTTGCTCAAGGTGCTCAGGTTAAATTATTTGTCGCCTTTGTTTTGCCACATACGGATTAACCATTCCGCAATTAGTTCTGCAACTACACTGACCATCAGCGGTAGCAAAACAAGTTCAAGAAATACTTTTAGCATAAAGTTTCACCTCCCAACTTTCGCTGTTTAGTGAATGCGACTTGGTTATTATACCATGCACGCTTACTTTATTCCATGGTCTCCTTGACAACAAGAAACCAGGGACGGTGATACTTGCTTTGTCGGTCGGTCGAACAAAGTTCTGACCAAACCGCCTCCGCTAAGTCTACCTTGTCCCTGCTTATCGTCAAGGAGCTTTCACGGCATAAATCGCTTAGCTT is a window encoding:
- a CDS encoding protein rep; this translates as MTENLNQEEVLQDKNSRGKDRNWRGRKLMSLKLAGIFDELGYKKALIERVQSCGDVLRFIRHEDRSLKLYQAYFCKNKLCPMCNWRRSMKYSYQTSRIVDEAIKQEPKGRFLFLTLTVKNVPGSELNRTLTSLTKSFDRLFKRAKVQKNLIGYLRSVEVTHNEKDNNYHPHIHVLLMVRPSYFQSKKDYITQKEWGEMWSQSLKVDYIPMVDIRSVKEKGKSLKGAILETAKYPTKPIKLDIENKQVVDDLYNGLYKKRQLGYGGIFKTIKKQLALDDAENGDLIHTSNDGSDLSEGIKIVAIWNASKQNYYLK
- a CDS encoding type II toxin-antitoxin system HicB family antitoxin — protein: MLISYPAIFHKGNQGYWVEFPEFGGGTQGTSLEDAITNAQEMLEGIVISYANNNMILPNPSQLDDTAIADGFLKTIFVVL